Proteins encoded by one window of Thunnus thynnus chromosome 3, fThuThy2.1, whole genome shotgun sequence:
- the lbx1b gene encoding transcription factor LBX1b encodes MMTSKEVAKCGAVENRRRSPLDHLPPPANSNKPLTPFSIEDILNKPSVKRSYTICGTAHLISSSEKHRPSSIPLSSRALLTQTSPLCALEELASKTFKGLEVSVLQAAEGRDGMTLFGQRSTPKKRRKSRTAFTNHQIYELEKRFLYQKYLSPADRDQIAQQLGLTNAQVITWFQNRRAKLKRDLEEMKADVESAKAIGQVPLDKLAKLADLEKCANGTLGHPRGESPTRGGQQEHELAQKLRTSPLSPFSDHTTSKECSEDEDVEIDVDD; translated from the exons ATGATGACATCCAAAGAAGTGGCCAAATGTGGTGCAGTGGAAAACAGGAGGCGAAGTCCGCTGGACCACTTGCCGCCTCCTGCCAACTCCAACAAGCCGCTGACCCCCTTCAGCATCGAGGACATCCTCAACAAACCGTCTGTGAAACGAAGTTACACAATTTGTGGAACAGCTCATCTAATTTCGTCCTCGGAGAAGCACCGTCCGTCCAGCATCCCTCTGTCCAGCCGGGCTCTGCTCACCCAAACCTCCCCGCTCTGCGCGCTGGAGGAGCTGGCCAGCAAGACCTTCAAGGGGCTGGAAGTCAGCGTTTTACAGGCTGCGGAAG GCCGGGACGGGATGACTCTGTTCGGCCAACGAAGCACCCCGAAGAAGCGCCGGAAGTCTCGGACGGCGTTCACCAACCACCAAATCTACGAGCTGGAGAAGCGCTTCCTGTACCAGAAGTACCTGTCCCCCGCAGACCGGGACCAGATCGCGCAGCAGCTGGGCCTGACGAACGCGCAGGTCATCACGTGGTTTCAGAACCGGAGGGCCAAGCTAAAACGGGACCTGGAGGAGATGAAGGCCGACGTGGAGTCGGCCAAGGCCATCGGCCAGGTACCCTTGGATAAGCTTGCCAAGCTGGCGGACCTGGAGAAATGCGCCAACGGCACGCTGGGCCACCCTCGAGGCGAGTCCCCCACGCGGGGCGGCCAGCAGGAGCACGAGCTCGCTCAGAAACTGCGGACGTCGCCGCTGTCTCCCTTCTCAGACCACACAACTAGTAAAGAGTGCTCGGAGGACGAGGACGTGGAGATTGATGTGGATGACTGA